In the genome of Lysobacter sp. 5GHs7-4, the window CAACATCCCCTTCATCTTCGATCCGGGCCAGGCGATGCCGCTGTTCAACGGCGAAGAGCTGCGCCACTTCATCGAGCAGGCCGACTACGTCACCGTCAACGATTACGAGTCCAATCTGCTGCAGGAGCGCACCGGCTGGAGCGAGAACGACATCGTCAAGCGCGTGAAGGCCTACATCACCACGCGCGGCCCGCACGGCTCGCAGATCCACACGCCGGAAAAGACCTACGACATCCCGCCGGCGCACGAGCGCCGCGTGACCGACCCGACCGGCTGCGGCGACGCGTTCCGCGCCGGCCTGATCTTCGGCATCGAGAAGGGCTACGACTGGCTGACCATCGGCCGCATGGGCAACCTGATGGGCGCGCTCAAGGTCGAGCACCCGGGCACGCAGAACCAGCGCTTCGACTACGAAGAGTTCGCCGAGCAGTTCCGCCAGCAGTTCGGCTACGCGTTGTAAGCGCGAGGCGCGGCGTTCGATACGAAAATCCCGGCCTCGCGCCGGGATTTTCTTTTGCACGGCCGGGGCGTCGCCTCGTCGCGACGGCGCGCGCAGCGATCAGTCGCGCAGGCGCTTGCGGAACACCGCAACCTCTTCGCCGCCTTGTCGCGCGGTTTGCAGATACTCCCAGCGCAGGCTATGCATCAGGCTGACGGCGGTCGCGGTGCCGGTGTACAGCGCGGCATCGCCGCGCCGGCGCGCCAGTTCCTCCAAGGCGACGATCAGTCGCGCGCCCACCCCGCGCCGGCGCCAGGCCGGCGCGACCAGCGCCGCCGCGGCCCAGGGCGTGTACTGCGCGCACTCGTCGATCGAGGCCGCCTTCAACGCCGCCACGCCGATCGCCGCGCCCTGATGCAGCGCCACCACGCCGATCGGCAGCGCATCGCGGCTGCGGAACGCGGCCAGATCGGCGGCCGCGTCGCCGGGGCCTTCGGCACCGTAGTAATCGGGCCATTCGCTTTCGAACAGGCGCCGCAAGTCGGCGGTCGCCGTCGGATGGTCGGCCAACAGCGCGACCTGGATCTCGTCGCCGCTCATGGCGCCGCCTCGCGCCATCGCGCGAATGCCGCGGCGTCGCCTTCGAACACGTTCAAGTCCACCGGTCCCGCGATGCCGCGCACGCGGCCGCGATTGTGGTACTGCCAGAACGCCCACGGCGTGCCCGCGTCGGGCAGGCGCACGATCGAGCGGCGCCACAGCGCATGCGGCGGCAGATCGCCGCGATGCGCGGCGAGAAACTCCGGCGTGACGTACAGCAACACGGGCTTGCCGTAGGCGGCCTCCACCGTCGTCAGATAGGCATCGAGTTCGCGACGCAATTCCGCGCCGCTGAGGCTGCGGCCGCAGTTGCCGCCGAACTCCAGATCCAGCGCCGGCGGCAGCGCGTCGGCATCGCGCGGCACGGCGTCGATGAAGTTGCGCGCCTGCTCGGCGCCCGGCTTGCACCAGGTGAAGAAGTGGTAGGCGCCGACCGCCAGCCCGGCCGCGCGCGCATCGCGCCGGTTCTGCGCGTAGCGGCGGTCGCGGTGGTCGCCGCCTTCGCTGGCCTTGAGGTAGGCGAAGGCGACATCGTCGGACGCCACCGCGCGCCAGTCGATCGCGCCCTGGTGGTGAGAGACGTCGATGCCGCGCACGGGATAGCGCGCGCGATCGGGCTGCCAATGCAGGAACCACAGCCAGCCCAGCGACGCGGCCAGCACCGCGGCCGCGGCCGCACCGACGCAGACGGCGGCGATGCGCCAGCCGCGCGCGCTCACTTCCAGCCCGGCAGCCGGCTGGCGTCCAGGCCGCCGACCTCGAACACCGCCGTGCGCGTGCCGCCGGCCTTGACCGGGAACTCGATCGCGATGGTCTTGGCGCCGCGCACGGTACGCCACAACATGCGCTCGTCCTCGATGAACATCGCCGTGGCCTCGTCGGTCTTGGGCCGGCTCGCGGCCACCGGCTTGGGCGCCGCGTCGTCGACCTTGAGCTTGACCTTGCAGCCGCCGTAGCAATCGAAGTCGCCGGCCTGCAGCACCAGGTAACTGCTGCGCCCCCAGGCGGGATGGTCGCGGAAGATCAGCCGCACCTCGTGCGCACCGCCGCCGTCGGTGTCGATATGGTCCTTGGCGTAGAGCGCGGCCGAGCGCTGCTCGCCGCCGGAGATCACCGGCTCGGTCTGGTACGACCACAGCGCGGCCAGACGGCGCGCCTCCAGCGCCTTCACCGCTTCGACCTTGGCGACCTCGTACTGCGCCTTGATGCGCGCCGCGGCCTTGCTGTTGGGGTACTGCGCGGTCAGCACGTCGCCGTGCGCGCGCGCGACGTCCCATTTGTTCAAGGCCACCGCCGCCTCGAAGGACTGGGCCATCGCCTCGGCGGCCTTCTCGTCCGCGGCGGCCTTGGCGGCGATCGCGACCTGCGGATCCTCGGCGGGTTTGCAGGCGCCCAGCGCGAGCGCGGCGGCGAGCAACAACATCGGCGTCCTGGAATTCATGCGGCAAGTCTCGATAGGGTTCGTGGTTCGTGGTTCGTGGTTCGTCGTTAAAATCGGAACGGCCTTACGGTGGCCCCGCCAGCGCCGCTACGGCTTGCGCGACCGCATCCGGACGCTCCATCAGCGACATATGACCGCAGCCGTCCAGCAGCACCCGCCGCGCCTGCGGCATGCGCGCGGCGTACAACGCCATCGCGCTGGCGTCGATCACCGCATCCTGCCGGCACCATAGCAGCAGCGCGGGCTGGCGGATGCGCTGCGCTTCCTCGCCGGGCAGGAAACGCTCGGGACCGCGGCCGATGCGGTTCAGCACCGCTTGCTCGAACGCGGCATCGCGCTTGCGGCGCGCGATGTAGATCGCATCGGCGGGCCAGGGAATCGTGGGCTTGGCGGCGGCGTCGAAGAACACCGTGTCCAGGTAGCGCTGCAAGCTGGCGCCGTCGTGCACCGCGAACGGATTGCGGCCGGCCAGCACCTCGATGCCGAAACGGTTGTCGCGAAAACGCACGCCGGCCGCGTCGAGCAGGCCCAGCCGGTCGACCTCGCGCGGATAGCGCGCCGCGGTCAGCGCGGCGATGCCGCCGCCCATGGAGTGCCCGATCAGCACCACCTCGCCGCCCTGCGGCCGCGCCACGCGTTCGATGAAACGCGCCAGTCGCGCGCTCTGGGCCACGAAGCCGTAATCGCCGCCGTCGCGGCGCTGGCTTTCGCCCCAGCCCGGCAGATCCGGGATCAGCAGCCGATAGCGGCCGCGCAGCCGCTGCGCGAGCGGGTACCAGTTTTCCTTGCTGCCGGTAAAGCCGTGCACCAGCACCAATGTGGGCGCGCCGGCCGGCGCTTCGTTGCTGTACGCGTAGACCCAACGATGCTCATCGAGCACCAGGCTGTCGCGCGAGAGGCCCGCGGCGATGCGCTGACGATGGAAGTCGGCCAGCACCAGACCGTAGGGATTGCGCCACAGCAGCACCGCGACCACCGCAAACGACGCGGCCGCCACGAGGGCGGCCGCGTAGAGGGCACGACGCCAGCGCATGGCGTCTTACTGGGCGGCCTGCGGCGCGGCCTTGGCCTTGGCGATCACCGCCGCGACCGAATCGGTCGTGATCGGGTGATAGCCCGGCTTGGCCTTGGCGAAGGTGTCCTCGGCCAGCTTCAGGCCGGCCGGCGTTTTCACCAGCTCGCTGTAGGTCGGCATGATCAGCTTGCGGCGGCCGATGCGCTGCAGGAACGCGGCGATCGCCTCGTTGGCCTGCGTGTAGCCGCTGCGCACGGTCAGCGGATACCAGCGCTGCGCGATCTCGCCGTTGGGCGTGCCGGTGATCTTGTAGGCGGCGTCCAGCGCCTTGAGCTGATCGACGCTGAGCGTGTCCGGCATGCCTTCGATGAAGTGCACCCATTCCTGGGTCGACCACTTCGCGGTCGCGGCCTTGTCCGGCAGAGTGCCCGCGTCGATCCAGGCCTTGCGCGCGGCGTCGATGGCGTCGAAGCGCGCCGACGGCGTCTGCGGCGCGTTGGCCGGCACGCCCGGCTCGTACAGCCAGGCGTCGAACTCGGCCTGGGTGACCTTGCCCGGGTACTTGTCGAGCAGGTTGGCCTTGGCGTAGTCGACGAACTGCTGGGTCGAGATGCTCTGGAACGCGAAGTGGTCGAAGTAACCGCGCAGGAAGGCGTCGAAATTCTCGCGGCCGAAACGCTGCTCCAGGAACTGCAGGAACCACGCGCCCTTCGTATAGACGGTGCCGGTGAGGTTGTCGTCCGGATCGGTCAGGTCGCCCGGCTTCACCGCCAGGCGCTGCAGCGCCTTGTTGTCCTCGGTGAACTCGGACTTGAGCTCGTTGCGGCCGATCAGGCTCTCCATGTCGGCGCGCTCCTTGCCGTACAGCACTTCGACGATGCGGTTCTCGACGTAGCTGGTGAAGCCTTCGTTGAGCCAGGCGTCGTTCGACGTGGAGAAGGTCACCAGGTTGCCGGACCAGCTGTGCGCGAGCTCATGCGCGATCAGCGACACCAGCGACTTGTCGCCGACGATCGCGGTCGGAGTGGCGAAGGTCAGGCGCGGATTCTCCATGCCGCCGTACGGGAACGACGGCGGCAGCACCAGGATGTCGTAACGGTCCCAGCGGTAGGGGCCGTACAGCTTCTCGGCGGTCTCCATCATCTTCTCGGTGTCGGAGAACTCGGCCACCGCCTTGGGCGCCATCGCCGGCTCCGCCCACACGCCGCTGCGCTGCGAGATCGGCTGGAACACCAGGTCGCCGGCCGCGATCGCGAGCAGGTAGGACGGGATCTTCTGCGGCATCTTGAATTCGTAGTCGCCGTCGCGCGCCGCCTTGGGATCGTTGTCGGCGCTCATCAGCACCATCGCGTCCTTGGGCGAGGTCACGTGCGCGGTGTAGGTGAAGCGCACGCTGGGCGTATCCTGCAACGGCACCCACGAACGCGCGTGGATCTGCTGCGACTGGCTGAACATGAAGGGCGTCTTCTTGCCCTCGGTCATCGCCGGGGTCAGCCACTGCAGGCCCGACGCGCTGGGCGAGGTCTTGTAGGTCACGCGGATGCGCGCGTTGCGCTCCGGCGTTTCGATGGTGAGCTTGCTGCCCAGCAGCTTGTCGGCCGGCGCCAGCGCGAACTTGAGATCGTTCCACTTGCCGTCGCTGCGCTCGCCGACGATCTTCTCGATGGTCAGATCGCGCGTGTCCAGCACCAGCTGGGTGGCGGTCTTGTCGACCCAGTTGAGGGTGTAGGTGGCCGAGCCGCTGAGCTGCTTCTGCTCGAAGTCGACCGCCAGCTGCAGGGCCAGATCGTCGATCCGGACCTTGCCGGGCTGGGCGTAGGAATGCTCGTCGACCGCGGCGGTCTGGGTCACGGCGGTCTCCGTCTTGGCGGCGGGAGTGGCGGCGCCGTCGGCGGACGGCGCGGTCTCGCGCGAGCAACCCAGGGCGAGCGCGGCGGCGAGGCAAACGGTAAGGATCGAATAACGCATGGAAGGCCCACGACTAGGGATCGAGCCTTCGAGTTTAGCGCCTGATCCGCGCCGGGGGCACCGCACAGCATGGCGGTTCGCCCGCCCGTGGTCAGCCCCGGCGCCGCAACGCTGATTTCCGGCCCGCGACGCTGCAACGATCCGTCCCGCGCGCCCGGCTGCGCCCGTGCGGACGGGCGCCTAGCATCGGCGGCCTCTCCCCTTTCGGAACGACACGATGACTTCCCTTGCAGGCAAAGTGGCCCTGGTCACCGGCGGCAGCCGCGGTATCGGCGCGGCCACCGCGCAACGCCTGGCGCGCGACGGCGCCGATGTGGTGCTGACCTACGCCGCCTCGCCGGACCGCGCGCAGGCGGTGGTCGCGGCGATCCAGGCCGGCGGACGGCGCGCGCTGGCGATCCAGGCCGACAGCGCCGACCCGGAGGCGGTGATCGCCGCGGTCGAGCGCACCGTGGCCGAGTTCGGCCGCCTCGACATCCTGGTCAACAACGCCGGCATCTTCATGTACGGGCCGTTCGAGGACGAATCGCGCGAAAGTTTCGAACGCGCGATCGCGATCAACGTGCAGGCGCCGTTCGTCGCCGCCCAGGCCGCGTCCAGGCACATGGGCGAAGGCGGCCGCATCATCACCATCGGCAGCTGCCTGGGCGAGCGCGTGGGCGCGCCGGGCATGACCCTGTACTCGCTGACCAAGTTCGCCACGGTCGGCCTGAGCAAGGGCCTGGCGCAGGACCTGGGCGCGCGCGGCATCACCGCCAACGTGGTCCAGCCGGGCCCGATCGACACCGAGATGAACCCCGCCGACGGCGAAGGCGCCGACGGCCAGCGCGCGGGCCTGCCGCTGGGACGCTACGGCGAAGCCGACGAGGTCGCCGACGCGGTGGCGTTCCTGGCCGGCCCGGGCGGACGCTTCATCACCGGCGCCGCGATCTCGGTCGACGGCGGCTTCTCGGCCTGAGCCGGCGATGACGCGCGCGGCGATGCTGGCCTGGGCGCTGCTGGTCGGCGCGGGCCTGCTGGAAATCGTCTGGGCGATCGCACTGAAGCAGAGCGAGGGTTTCGCGCGCCTGTGGCCCAGCGCGATCGGCCTGGGCGCCGCGATCGCCAGCTTCGCCTTGCTGGCGTTGGCGCTGAAGTGGTTGCCGGTGGGCACCGCCTACGCGGTCTGGGTCGGCATCGGCACGGTCGGCGTCGCGATCGCGGGCATCGTCGCTTTCGGCGAGCCCGCGAGCGCGGCGCGGCTGCTGTGCCTGGCGCTGATCGTGGGCGGCGTGATCGGGTTGAAGCTGGTGCACTGAGGCCGCGCGCGCGCATGCGCGGCGCTGATGCCGTCCCGCCGCGCGGCCCTCACCAGTCGTTCCATTGCTCCACGCAGTTGGCATAGGCCGGCTTGCACATCGGCGAGCCCTTCGATTTGCACTGCGCTTCGGCCTGGCGCTTCGCGTCGGCCACGTCCTTGCCGGTGCCGGCGTAAATCGCGATCCTGCTGCCGCCGGCATCGGCGCCCAGCACGGCCACCGCGCATTCGTTGACGAAGCTCAGCACGATCTTGCAGTCGGTGCCGCCGTTGGCCTTGCAACTGTTCAAAGCCGAGCGTTCGGCCTGACGCTTGCTGCCGAACAGATCCTGCTTGTCGCTGGCGCCCACCGCCACCGAGGTCTGCGCGAACGCGAGCGCGCCGTAGCCGTTGTAGACCTTGGGCCCGCGCGGCGTGCTGTCCACCGGCGGCCAGCCGCCGCCCGACGACCCTGGAACGCATTGGTTCGCGCCCGGAGTGCCGGTGGGCGTCGGATTCGGCCGCATGCCGTCCGGGCAGCCGTCCTCTGCGTACGCCGGGACGGCAGCGCCCAGCAGCAGAAACAGCGATAGCGATGCGGGCAGGAACTTCATGGCGACTCGACGTGGCAAACATGCGCTTCGATGCGATCGAGCCTATGGCAGCCAATCGCATCGCCGCCAGCGATGTGCGCTCACACGTGGGCGGTATGCGCCGACCCGGGCAGGGCGGGTGCGAAACCGCAGTCGGTGCGGATCGAGGCGGCCCGGTCGCGCCGCTCAGGCCGCGTGGACGCGCCGCAGGTAATAGGCGGTGGCGGCGTAAGCCTCGTTGCCGGCCAGTTGGCCTTCGACCTTGCGCACCACGCTGAAGCCTTCCGACAGATACAGCGCCAGCGCGGCGGCGTTGCCCGCCAGCACTTCGGTGTACAACTCGTCTTCGCTTGCGTCGATGACATGGCGCAGCAAAGCGCGGCCCGTGCCTTGTCGATAGGCCGACGGATCGCAGTACAGCCAGGTCAGCTCCTGTGGCGAGTAAGCGGCGAAGCCCAGCACGCGGCCGTCGACCTCTGCCACCACTACTTGGGCGTCGAACAGGCCCTCGGTGGCCGCGGCCTGCTCCAGGCTCAGAAACGCCTCCATCAAACCGCTCGCGCGCAACTCGTCGCGGCGCGCGGCGTCATGGATTTCGCACAGTCGTGGCCAATCCTGGTGGCGGTACTCGCGTATATGCATGTCGAATCAATCCCGCGGTGCCATGCACGCGGCTAGAAGATCACCCACAGCACGAAACCGATCGTCAGCCAGGCGGCGGT includes:
- a CDS encoding GNAT family N-acetyltransferase codes for the protein MSGDEIQVALLADHPTATADLRRLFESEWPDYYGAEGPGDAAADLAAFRSRDALPIGVVALHQGAAIGVAALKAASIDECAQYTPWAAAALVAPAWRRRGVGARLIVALEELARRRGDAALYTGTATAVSLMHSLRWEYLQTARQGGEEVAVFRKRLRD
- a CDS encoding glycoside hydrolase family 25 protein, translated to MSARGWRIAAVCVGAAAAAVLAASLGWLWFLHWQPDRARYPVRGIDVSHHQGAIDWRAVASDDVAFAYLKASEGGDHRDRRYAQNRRDARAAGLAVGAYHFFTWCKPGAEQARNFIDAVPRDADALPPALDLEFGGNCGRSLSGAELRRELDAYLTTVEAAYGKPVLLYVTPEFLAAHRGDLPPHALWRRSIVRLPDAGTPWAFWQYHNRGRVRGIAGPVDLNVFEGDAAAFARWREAAP
- a CDS encoding alpha/beta hydrolase; its protein translation is MRWRRALYAAALVAAASFAVVAVLLWRNPYGLVLADFHRQRIAAGLSRDSLVLDEHRWVYAYSNEAPAGAPTLVLVHGFTGSKENWYPLAQRLRGRYRLLIPDLPGWGESQRRDGGDYGFVAQSARLARFIERVARPQGGEVVLIGHSMGGGIAALTAARYPREVDRLGLLDAAGVRFRDNRFGIEVLAGRNPFAVHDGASLQRYLDTVFFDAAAKPTIPWPADAIYIARRKRDAAFEQAVLNRIGRGPERFLPGEEAQRIRQPALLLWCRQDAVIDASAMALYAARMPQARRVLLDGCGHMSLMERPDAVAQAVAALAGPP
- a CDS encoding M1 family metallopeptidase, which gives rise to MRYSILTVCLAAALALGCSRETAPSADGAATPAAKTETAVTQTAAVDEHSYAQPGKVRIDDLALQLAVDFEQKQLSGSATYTLNWVDKTATQLVLDTRDLTIEKIVGERSDGKWNDLKFALAPADKLLGSKLTIETPERNARIRVTYKTSPSASGLQWLTPAMTEGKKTPFMFSQSQQIHARSWVPLQDTPSVRFTYTAHVTSPKDAMVLMSADNDPKAARDGDYEFKMPQKIPSYLLAIAAGDLVFQPISQRSGVWAEPAMAPKAVAEFSDTEKMMETAEKLYGPYRWDRYDILVLPPSFPYGGMENPRLTFATPTAIVGDKSLVSLIAHELAHSWSGNLVTFSTSNDAWLNEGFTSYVENRIVEVLYGKERADMESLIGRNELKSEFTEDNKALQRLAVKPGDLTDPDDNLTGTVYTKGAWFLQFLEQRFGRENFDAFLRGYFDHFAFQSISTQQFVDYAKANLLDKYPGKVTQAEFDAWLYEPGVPANAPQTPSARFDAIDAARKAWIDAGTLPDKAATAKWSTQEWVHFIEGMPDTLSVDQLKALDAAYKITGTPNGEIAQRWYPLTVRSGYTQANEAIAAFLQRIGRRKLIMPTYSELVKTPAGLKLAEDTFAKAKPGYHPITTDSVAAVIAKAKAAPQAAQ
- a CDS encoding 3-oxoacyl-ACP reductase family protein; this translates as MTSLAGKVALVTGGSRGIGAATAQRLARDGADVVLTYAASPDRAQAVVAAIQAGGRRALAIQADSADPEAVIAAVERTVAEFGRLDILVNNAGIFMYGPFEDESRESFERAIAINVQAPFVAAQAASRHMGEGGRIITIGSCLGERVGAPGMTLYSLTKFATVGLSKGLAQDLGARGITANVVQPGPIDTEMNPADGEGADGQRAGLPLGRYGEADEVADAVAFLAGPGGRFITGAAISVDGGFSA
- a CDS encoding multidrug efflux SMR transporter, whose product is MAWALLVGAGLLEIVWAIALKQSEGFARLWPSAIGLGAAIASFALLALALKWLPVGTAYAVWVGIGTVGVAIAGIVAFGEPASAARLLCLALIVGGVIGLKLVH
- a CDS encoding DUF4189 domain-containing protein, which translates into the protein MKFLPASLSLFLLLGAAVPAYAEDGCPDGMRPNPTPTGTPGANQCVPGSSGGGWPPVDSTPRGPKVYNGYGALAFAQTSVAVGASDKQDLFGSKRQAERSALNSCKANGGTDCKIVLSFVNECAVAVLGADAGGSRIAIYAGTGKDVADAKRQAEAQCKSKGSPMCKPAYANCVEQWNDW
- a CDS encoding GNAT family N-acetyltransferase, which codes for MHIREYRHQDWPRLCEIHDAARRDELRASGLMEAFLSLEQAAATEGLFDAQVVVAEVDGRVLGFAAYSPQELTWLYCDPSAYRQGTGRALLRHVIDASEDELYTEVLAGNAAALALYLSEGFSVVRKVEGQLAGNEAYAATAYYLRRVHAA